From the genome of Streptomyces xanthophaeus:
GGCGTCGTCGCTGCAGGCCACCGTGCCGGGACCGAAGAGCTCCTGGTTGATCTGCACCATCGTGTGCAGCGGGTTGATCCGGCCGGGGATCATGCCGACCTGCACCCCGTCCTCCTTGAGCGGAAGGGCGAGCGGGATCCGGCGGCCGGTGCGGATCTGCGCCGCGGCACCCCGGACCACCTCGTCGGTGATCAGGTTCAGGGTGCCGATCTCGTCGTCGGCGCCCCAGCGTCCCCAGTTGTTGACGCGCTTGGCGATGTCGTGGAACTCGGCGGGCAGGGTCATGGGCGTCGACAGCTCCTTGCGTGGATGCGGCGGTTACGACGACAACGAGGGCTTGTGCAGGTGCATCTGACTACCCATAGAATCTAACGGTCCGTCAGAAATCGCGGGAAGGGGCCGGACGTGGGGAACTTCTTGGCAGGCAAGGTCGTCGCCGTCACCGGCGCCGGCCGGGGCATCGGACGGGCCGTGGCACTCGCCGCGGCCGCCGAGGGCGCCAAGGTCGTCGTCAACGACTACGGGGTCGGGATCGAGGGCGCGGAGCCCACCAGCGAGATCGCCGAGGCCGTGGTGAAGGAGATCACCGCCCTCGGCGGGGAGGCCGTCGCCGTCGCCGACGACATCTCCACCATGGCGGGCGGCCAGCGCCTCGTCGACACGGCGCTCGCGCGGTACGGCCGCATCGACGGCGTCGTGTGCGTGGCCGGCATCCTGCGCGAACGGATGCTGTTCAACATGTCCGAGGAGGAGTGGGACCCGGTCATCGCCACCCACCTGAAGGGCACCTTCACCGTCTTCCGCGCCGCCTCCGCCGTCATGCGCAGGCAGGGCACGGGCACCCTGATCGGCTTCACCAGCGGCAACCACCAGGGCTCCGTCGCCCAGGCCAACTACAGCGCCGCCAAGGGCGGGATCATCTCGCTCGTCCGCTCCGCGGCGCTGGGCCTGGCCAAGTACGGGGTCACGGCCAACGCCGTCGCACCCGTCGCCCGCACCCGGATGTCCGCGGGAGTGCCCATGGAACTCAAGGAGATCGGCGAGCCCGAGGACGTGGCGGCGCTGGTCACCTACCTGCTCAGCGACCGGGCCAAGGCCGAGGACATCACCGGGCAGGTCTACACGATCGCCGGCCCGAAGATCGCCGTCTGGGCGCAGCCG
Proteins encoded in this window:
- a CDS encoding SDR family oxidoreductase, with product MGNFLAGKVVAVTGAGRGIGRAVALAAAAEGAKVVVNDYGVGIEGAEPTSEIAEAVVKEITALGGEAVAVADDISTMAGGQRLVDTALARYGRIDGVVCVAGILRERMLFNMSEEEWDPVIATHLKGTFTVFRAASAVMRRQGTGTLIGFTSGNHQGSVAQANYSAAKGGIISLVRSAALGLAKYGVTANAVAPVARTRMSAGVPMELKEIGEPEDVAALVTYLLSDRAKAEDITGQVYTIAGPKIAVWAQPRELRAGYAEGSWTPEKIADFLPGTVGTDPMPMLAQLEAMAKAAAAKDRPNA